One stretch of Tachysurus fulvidraco isolate hzauxx_2018 chromosome 12, HZAU_PFXX_2.0, whole genome shotgun sequence DNA includes these proteins:
- the manea gene encoding glycoprotein endo-alpha-1,2-mannosidase, whose protein sequence is MTRFQRKICLALTILALFILVVLKILSPDDRIPADGTGLEFVPQEDHVDGGGVDAEVHVMPETNVIKKPWVEKVFNRSVADEDFPPPNYNLHVFYYTWYGNPRYDGKFIHWNHPLLPHWNPKIVPEYATGTHTPPDDIGASFYPALGPYSSRDPSVIEAHMQQLRTAAIGVLAVSWYPPGMKDDNGEPTESIVPLILEVAAKYKVKVVFHIEPYKGRDDKSVLDNIKYIIDKYGDHSAFFRYKSSSGKLLPLFYIYDSYLQSPAVWAQLLKSTGTRSIRNTAYDAIFIALLVEEKHTHEVLSAGFDGVYTYFATNSFSYGSTQRNWRSIKAFCDSNNLIFIPSVGPGYIDTSIRPWNGPNTRNRINGKYYETSLRAALEIRPEIISVTSFNEWHEGTQIETAIPKTRGQTAYLDYLPYKPTVYLDITRRWAEKFRKEQEQRPQ, encoded by the exons ATGACGCGATTCCAGCGCAAAATATGCCTCGCCTTGACCATACTGGCCCTGTTCATATTGGTCGTTCTGAAAATCCTGTCTCCGGATGATAGGATACCGGCGGACGGCACCGGACTCGAATTCGTTCCTCAAGAAGATCACGTTGATGGTGGTGGCGTTGATGCCGAGGTTCACGTCATGCCTGAAACCAACGTGATTAAAAAACCGTGGGTGGAAAAAGTTTTCAATAGAAGCGTCGCAGATGAAGATTTTCCTCCACCAAATTACAACCTGCACGTGTTTTACTACACGTGGTACGGAAACCCTCGCTACGACGGGAAGTTCATACACTGGAATCATCCTCTCCTTCCACACTGGAACCCCAAAATAGTGCCGGAATACGCAACAGGAACACACACGCCTCCAGACGACATCGGGGCCAGTTTCTACCCCGCCTTAGGCCCGTATAGCTCTCGCGACCCTTCTGTTATAGAGGCTCATATGCAGCAGCTACGCACAGCAGCCATAG GTGTCTTGGCAGTGTCCTGGTACCCCCCTGGCATGAAGGACGATAACGGCGAACCGACCGAAAGCATCGTACCTTTGATTCTGGAAGTAGCCGCAAAGTACAAAGTGAAG GTGGTGTTTCATATCGAGCCGTACAAAGGACGGGATGACAAGAGCGTCCTTGataacattaaatacattattgaCAA GTACGGAGACCATTCTGCTTTTTTCAGATACAAGTCCAGCAGCGGAAAGCTTCTCCCATTGTTCTATATTTACGACTCCTATTTACAAAGTCCAGCTGTCTGGGCACAGCTGCTGAAGAGCACCGGGACGAGAAGCATCAGAAACACGGCATACGACGCCATCTTTATCGCTCTGCTGGTGGAGGAGAAGCACACACACGAAGTTCTGTCCGCCGGCTTCGACGGCGTCTACACGTACTTTGCGACTAATAGCTTTTCCTACGGCTCCACTCAAAGGAACTGGAGATCCATTAAGGCTTTCTGTGATAGCAACAATCTGATTTTTATCCCTAGCGTAGGACCAGGTTATATCGACACCAGCATCCGGCCGTGGAACGGTCCGAACACGCGGAACCGCATCAACGGCAAGTATTACGAGACGTCTCTGAGAGCGGCGCTGGAGATCAGGCCCGAGATCATCTCTGTGACTTCGTTTAACGAGTGGCACGAAGGAACTCAGATCGAAACGGCCATTCCTAAAACGAGAGGCCAGACCGCTTACTTGGATTATCTTCCCTACAAACCGACGGTGTATTTAGACATCACGCGCAGGTGGGCGGAGAAATTCAGAAAAGAGCAAGAGCAACGACCGCAGTGA
- the fut9a gene encoding 4-galactosyl-N-acetylglucosaminide 3-alpha-L-fucosyltransferase 9: MTAKLPGQSMPSAPTHRILRPLMLGTFLLGCFVTLFLMYLKPSTSWLSGPVESETSTARVKSLLSNRSEQNQTTVLVWLWPFGETYDLNVCSSLFSIDNCFITADRNLYNKSDAVVIHHRDISTDLSNMPPAYRPPLQKWIWMNLESPSHSSQLPGIENLFNLTLNYRQDADIEVPYGAIVASQGEEGFVPPSKNKLICWIVSNWNPDHVRVKYYNELYKHVEIHAYGQAFGEYISDQDYFPTIASCKFYLAFENSIHKDYITEKLYNPLSVGTVPVVLGPPRENYQNFVEGDAFIHVDDFSSPKDLAAYLLLLDKSEELYLRYFDWRKHFKVKKAYFWAEHTCLACDYVRRHNEYKAFNNLDKWYWG, encoded by the exons ATGACTGCAAAACTACCAG gccaGAGTATGCCATCTGCACCTACACACAGGATTCTGCGACCCCTCATGCTTGGCACCTTCTTACTGGGCTGTTTTGTGACTCTGTTTTTGATGTACCTCAAGCCGTCCACTAGCTGGTTATCGGGCCCTGTAGAATCAGAAACATCCACGGCTCGAGTAAAGAGCCTCCTGTCCAACAGAAGTGAGCAGAACCAGACCACGGTGCTCGTCTGGCTCTGGCCGTTTGGGGAAACTTACGACCTCAACGTGTGCAGCTCCCTGTTTAGCATAGACAACTGTTTCATAACCGCCGATCGCAACCTTTATAACAAATCCGATGCAGTCGTCATCCACCACAGGGATATTAGCACCGATCTATCTAACATGCCACCAGCGTATCGGCCTCCTCTTCAGAAATGGATTTGGATGAACCTTGAGTCACCATCACATTCATCCCAGTTACCTGGCATCGAGAACCTGTTCAACCTGACCCTGAATTACCGTCAGGATGCTGATATCGAAGTGCCTTACGGCGCCATTGTTGCCTCCCAAGGCGAGGAAGGCTTTGTACCCCCGAGCAAGAACAAGCTGATCTGCTGGATTGTGAGCAACTGGAACCCGGATCATGTGCGAGTGAAGTACTACAATGAATTGTACAAGCATGTGGAGATCCACGCTTACGGCCAAGCCTTCGGCGAGTACATATCGGACCAGGACTACTTCCCCACCATCGCCAGCTGCAAATTCTACTTGGCATTTGAGAACTCGATTCACAAGGACTACATCACGGAGAAACTGTACAACCCCCTCTCAGTTGGTACGGTGCCAGTCGTTTTGGGCCCACCGAGGGAGAATTATCAAAATTTTGTCGAGGGTGATGCTTTCATCCACGTCGACGACTTCTCCTCCCCAAAAGATCTGGCTGCATATCTTTTATTACTGGACAAGAGCGAGGAACTTTACTTGAGGTACTTTGACTGGCGCAAACACTTTAAGGTAAAGAAAGCCTATTTCTGGGCTGAACACACTTGTCTTGCATGTGATTATGTCAGAAGACACAATGAGTACAAGGCATTTAATAATCTTGACAAATGGTACTGGGGTTAA
- the gja10a gene encoding gap junction protein alpha 10 a, translating to MGDWNLLGSILEEVHIHSTIVGKIWLTILFIFRMLVLGVAAEDVWVDEQSEFICNTEQPGCKNVCYDQAFPISLIRFWVLQIIFVSSPSLVYMGHALYRLRALDKERHKKKAQLRAELEETEFLLEEHKRLERELRKLEEHKKIKKAPLRGSLLRTYIIHILTRSVLEVGFIVGQYILYGIGLNPLFKCDRVPCPNTVDCYVSRPTEKTIFMVFMIVIAGVSLLLNLLEISHLGSKKIKDALSGLQFTEDDSLCRAKQAAMENLSLRKTAKISIQSGPMDHLYLHNMGPNTMLAEQRHSIFSGTTIPVSCMIQTRQDIQGLIHNGRLQSLTEQYNAEDDQNDDLPPESSTGSYRDSLLQCRLSTSAQQSHEGQLAQRPSHSEIPSCILSTMHRTSQVPEPNEDGTDSTDSDFYPHPRKTSFMARMPSDSASDSPSCLSTRSSESELGSLNDLPMNPPPGGRRMSMASRAKRHTATDLLV from the coding sequence atgggaGACTGGAACTTGTTGGGAAGCATCTTGGAGGAGGTGCACATTCACTCTACCATTGTGGGCAAAATCTGGCTCACCATCCTGTTCATCTTCCGGATGCTCGTACTCGGTGTGGCGGCAGAGGACGTTTGGGTGGACGAGCAAAGCGAGTTTATTTGCAACACGGAGCAACCAGGCTGCAAGAACGTCTGCTATGACCAGGCATTCCCAATCTCACTTATCCGCTTCTGGGTACTGCAGATCATCTTTGTCTCATCTCCTTCCCTGGTGTACATGGGTCATGCTTTGTACCGTCTCAGAGCTTTGGATAAGGAGAGGCACAAGAAGAAAGCTCAACTTCGAGCTGAGCTGGAAGAGACCGAGTTCTTGCTGGAGGAGCACAAGCGTCTGGAGCGAGAACTTCGCAAGCTAGAGGAgcacaaaaaaatcaaaaaggcTCCTCTGAGAGGATCTTTACTACGCACATACATCATCCATATCCTTACCAGATCTGTGCTGGAGGTGGGCTTCATTGTGGGCCAGTATATCTTGTACGGAATAGGGCTGAATCCGTTGTTCAAGTGTGACAGGGTTCCTTGCCCCAACACTGTAGATTGTTATGTGTCCAGACCAACAGAGAAGACCATCTTCATGGTCTTTATGATAGTTATTGCTGGGGTTTCTCTGCTCCTGAACCTTCTGGAGATATCTCATTTGGGGTCAAAGAAAATCAAAGATGCTTTATCTGGCTTGCAATTCACAGAGGATGACAGTCTTTGCAGAGCAAAGCAAGCAGCGATGGAAAATTTATCACTGAGGAAAACGGCAAAAATTAGCATTCAGTCTGGCCCAATGGACCATCTGTATTTACACAATATGGGTCCAAATACCATGTTAGCTGAGCAGAGACATAGTATCTTTTCAGGTACGACCATTCCAGTGTCTTGTATGATCCAGACACGTCAGGACATCCAAGGACTTATCCACAATGGACGCCTTCAAAGTCTTACAGAGCAATACAATGCTGAGGATGATCAAAACGATGACCTGCCTCCCGAAAGCAGCACCGGTTCATATAGAGACAGCCTTTTACAGTGCAGACTTTCAACCTCGGCCCAGCAAAGTCATGAGGGTCAGCTCGCTCAACGGCCAAGCCATAGTGAGATACCAAGCTGCATCCTTAGCACCATGCACCGAACGAGCCAAGTCCCTGAGCCAAACGAGGATGGCACAGACTCAACAGACAGTGACTTCTACCCTCACCCCAGGAAGACCAGCTTCATGGCACGGATGCCTTCAGACAGCGCCTCAGACAGCCCATCCTGCCTCAGCACCAGGAGCTCAGAGTCAGAGCTGGGCTCACTTAATGACCTACCCATGAACCCACCGCCAGGAGGACGGAGGATGTCAATGGCAAGTAGAGCCAAAAGACACACGGCAACTGACCTGCTGGTTTAG